In Sphingomonas profundi, the sequence AGCCCCTTCGATCAAGGTTCTCTGACGTTTGTCGCCCGTTTTTTTGATCACGAGGCTAAAAGTTCCGACACGAAGCTCGTCGACTTCAACGCCTGTGACGATTCGCCGAGAGCGTCGTCAGCGTTAACTCCATCTTTTCTCGTCAGTTTTAGGAAGCGAGCTTGATAGCGGTAGGATGATGATGCGGCACGATTCGATTCTCGAAGGCGGGACCGCCGCAGCTTCGTCTTCCCGGATTCTGGACGCGCTTCAGCATCCGGTTCTGGTCGTAGATGCCGACAGCGTAATTACTTATGCTAACTCGGTAGCGGCGGTCAGCTTAGGCGGCTGGATCGTCGGGTTGACGCTCGATGACATCTTTTCCGATTATCTTCGTCCTGCGTCGATCGACGCTGGGCCATCGAGCATGAAGCTTACGACGTTGCAGGCTGAGATGTTCGAGGCGTTGTTCAACCCGATCGGCGGCGGCGACGCTTGCATCAGCCTTTGGCCAGTTTCCGCTGCCTTGGATCAGATGCAGCCCCAAAATGACGACCTGACGGGGCTCGCCTTGCGGAACACCTTCATGGCGACGCTTGAGTGCGCACTCTCCGACACCGCCGAGGGACCCGGTTCGATCGCCGTACTGTGCCTCGATCTCGATCGCTTCAAGATTATCAACGACACGCTAGGACACGGCATCGGCGATCAGCTGCTCAAGAAAGTGGCGGATTGAGCTGCTGCCGGTTCCGTGGACACGAGGTTAAGCTACCTGCGCCTGCCGTTCGAAGTCCATGGGACTGAGATAGCCCAGGGTCGAGTGGCGTCGCGTCGGATTGTAGAAGCGCTCGATATAGTCGAACACGTCGGCCTTTGCGTGATTGCGCGTGCGGTAGATTTTGCGGCCGATCCGCTCGGTCTTCAGCGATGAGAAGAAGCTCTCCATGGCAGCATTGTCCCAGACGTTGCCCGACCGGCTCATCGAGCAGGTCACGCCGTTGTCGGCCATCAGCCGCTGGAACTTCTCGCTCGTATATTGGCTGCCCTGATCCGAATGGTGCAGCAGGGCGTCGGGCTTTCCGCGCCGCCAGATCGCCATCATCAACGCGTCGGTGACGAGTTGCGCGGTCATGGTGTCGCTCATCGACCAGCCCACCACCCGGCGTGAAAACAGGTCGATGACGACGGCAACATACAGCCACCCTTCTGCGGTCCAGATGTAGGTGAAGTCCGCGATCCACCTCTGGTTGGGTGCCTCGGCGCTGAACTGGCGATCAAGGAGGTTGTCGGCGATGACCGACCGCAGGCCGTCGTCCTTCGGCAGCCCGCGGCGCCGCGGACGGGCCTTCAGGCCATGCACACGCATCAGCCGTTCGATACGGTGCAAGCCACATGAAAGGCCTCCGGCCAGAAGGTCGTGCCAGACACGACGCGCACCGTACGTCCGATAGCTGGAGATGAAGCTGGCGCGGACCCTGGCGCCGAACTCCTCATCGCTGCGGGCACGGGCACTGGGTGCTCGAACCAGCCAAGCGTGAAAGCCGCTGCGCGAAACACCGAGCGCTTCGCAGATCCACGATACGGGCCAGATCCCCCGGTGCTTCGCTACGAACTCGAACCTCATATCGAGTCCCTGGCGAAGTAGGCCGCCGCTTTTTTTAAGATGTCGCGCTCCGCCTTCATCCTGGCTAACTCGCGGCGCAGCCGCTCAATCTCTTGGCTCTCCGGCTTCATCTCGCCGTCCCCGGGAAACGCTGATCCCGGATCGGCCGCCTCTTCGCGAACCCACTTGCGCAGCACGTTCTCGTGCAGGTCCAGATCGCGCGCCGCCTGCGATACCGAAACGCCCCGTTCTCGCACCAGCTTCACCGCCTCGAGCTTGAACTCGCGGCTGAACTTACGTCGTTGCATCTCCATCCTCCGGTTCCAAAAACACCTTATCTCGGTGTCCACGAAACCGGCAGCAGCTCACACCTTCATTGTTCGCCAAGGCGTATCCGTCGAAGAGCTTCAAAGAGTAAGCAAATATTGAGACTTCGCGCTTAGCGTCTAGCGGCCGAGGGTGGGAATGGATGGTTGAATAATGCGAACTGCGCCGCACCTGTTCAACGAGGATGCGCGGCTAACCGCGCAGTGAGCAGAGGTGGCTTGGAGAATCTGGACAGCGGGGATGAGTGGATCGCCGGCCTGACGGCAGCCATGATGGCTGCGAGCAGGAGGCATGATGAGCAAGCGACCCCGCCGGAACCACAGCACGGCATCAAGGCTAAGGTGGCACTGGCCGCTGTAAAAGGCGCGAAG encodes:
- a CDS encoding diguanylate cyclase domain-containing protein, whose protein sequence is MMMRHDSILEGGTAAASSSRILDALQHPVLVVDADSVITYANSVAAVSLGGWIVGLTLDDIFSDYLRPASIDAGPSSMKLTTLQAEMFEALFNPIGGGDACISLWPVSAALDQMQPQNDDLTGLALRNTFMATLECALSDTAEGPGSIAVLCLDLDRFKIINDTLGHGIGDQLLKKVAD
- a CDS encoding IS3 family transposase (programmed frameshift), whose protein sequence is MQRRKFSREFKLEAVKLVRERGVSVSQAARDLDLHENVLRKWVREEAADPGSAFPGDGEMKPESQEIERLRRELARMKAERDILKKAGGLLRQGLDMRFEFVAKHRGIWPVSWICEALGVSRSGFHAWLVRAPSARARSDEEFGARVRASFISSYRTYGARRVWHDLLAGGLSCGLHRIERLMRVHGLKARPRRRGLPKDDGLRSVIADNLLDRQFSAEAPNQRWIADFTYIWTAEGWLYVAVVIDLFSRRVVGWSMSDTMTAQLVTDALMMAIWRRGKPDALLHHSDQGSQYTSEKFQRLMADNGVTCSMSRSGNVWDNAAMESFFSSLKTERIGRKIYRTRNHAKADVFDYIERFYNPTRRHSTLGYLSPMDFERQAQVA